A window from Manis javanica isolate MJ-LG chromosome 10, MJ_LKY, whole genome shotgun sequence encodes these proteins:
- the RASD2 gene encoding GTP-binding protein Rhes codes for MMKTLSSGNCTLSVPAKNSYRMVVLGASRVGKSSIVSRFLNGRFEDQYTPTIEDFHRKVYNIRGDMYQLDILDTSGNHPFPAMRRLSILTGDVFILVFSLDNRESFDEVKRLQKQILEVKSCLKNKTKEAAELPMVICGNKSDHSELCRQVPAAEAELLVSGDENCAYFEVSAKKNTNVDEMFYVLFSMAKLPHEMSPALHRKISVQYGDAFHPRPFCMRRVKEVDAYGMVSPFARRPSVNSDLKYIKAKVLREGQARERDKCTIQ; via the exons ATGATGAAGACCTTGTCCAGCGGGAACTGCACGCTCAGCGTGCCCGCCAAGAACTCGTACCGCATGGTGGTGCTGGGTGCGTCGCGGGTGGGCAAGAGCTCCATCGTCTCTCGCTTCCTCAACGGCCGCTTCGAGGACCAGTACACGCCCACCATCGAGGACTTCCACCGGAAGGTCTACAACATCCGCGGCGACATGTACCAGCTGGACATCCTGGACACGTCTGGCAACCACCCCTTCCCCGCCATGCGCAGGCTCTCCATCCTCACAG GTGACGTCTTCATCCTGGTGTTCAGCCTGGATAACCGGGAGTCCTTCGATGAGGTCAAGCGCCTCCAGAAGCAGATCCTGGAGGTCAAGTCCTGCCTGAAGAACAAGACGAAGGAGGCGGCAGAGCTGCCCATGGTCATCTGTGGCAACAAGAGCGACCACAGTGAGCTCTGCCGCCAGGTGCCTGCCGCCGAGGCCgagctgctggtgtcgggggacgAGAACTGTGCCTACTTCGAGGTGTCGGCCAAGAAGAACACCAACGTGGACGAGATGTTCTACGTGCTCTTCAGCATGGCCAAGCTGCCGCACGAGATGAGCCCCGCGCTGCACCGCAAGATCTCTGTGCAGTACGGCGACGCCTTCCACCCCAGGCCCTTCTGCATGCGCCGCGTCAAGGAGGTGGACGCCTACGGCATGGTCTCGCCCTTCGCCCGCCGGCCCAGTGTCAACAGTGACCTCAAGTACATCAAGGCCAAGGTCCTTCGGGAGGGCCAGGCCCGGGAGCGGGACAAATGTACCATCCAGTGA